Proteins encoded together in one Musa acuminata AAA Group cultivar baxijiao chromosome BXJ3-6, Cavendish_Baxijiao_AAA, whole genome shotgun sequence window:
- the LOC135640353 gene encoding chitinase 6-like: MAHQNRMAFLLGLLLAGVIAVAGQNCGCSSDLCCSKWGYCGTGSDYCGAGCQSGPCEASPPANDVSVADIVTQSFFDGIIGQAQGGCAGKSFYTRDAFLSALGSYTSFGRVGTTDDSKREIAAFFAHVTHETGHFCYIEEIDGASKDYCDETKTQYPCVAGKGYYGRGPIQLSWNFNYGPAGESIGFDGLGAPETVANDVVISFKTALWYWMNNCHSLITSGQGFGATIRAINGALECDGKNPATVNARVGYYKDYCSQFGVDTGDNLTC; this comes from the exons ATGGCACATCAGAACAGGATGGCGTTTCTGTTAGGCCTCCTCCTTGCCGGAGTTATCGCCGTGGCCGGCCAGAACTGCGGCTGCTCTTCCGACCTTTGCTGCAGCAAGTGGGGCTACTGCGGCACCGGCAGCGACTACTGCGGTGCCGGGTGCCAGTCGGGGCCGTGCGAGGCTTCTCCTCCTGCTAACGACGTCTCGGTGGCCGACATCGTGACGCAGAGCTTCTTCGACGGCATCATCGGCCAGGCTCAAGGCGGGTGCGCCGGCAAGAGCTTCTACACGCGCGACGCCTTCCTGAGTGCGCTCGGCTCCTACACCAGCTTCGGCCGCGTCGGCACGACCGACGACTCCAAGCGGGAGATCGCCGCCTTCTTCGCGCACGTCACGCATGAGACCGGAC ATTTCTGCTACATAGAGGAGATCGACGGCGCATCGAAGGACTACTGCGACGAGACGAAAACCCAGTACCCATGCGTGGCGGGGAAGGGCTACTACGGCCGCGGCCCCATCCAGCTGTCGTGGAACTTCAACTATGGCCCCGCCGGGGAAAGCATCGGGTTCGACGGCCTCGGCGCGCCAGAGACGGTCGCCAACGACGTCGTCATCTCCTTCAAGACCGCCTTGTGGTACTGGATGAACAACTGCCACTCGCTCATAACCTCTGGCCAGGGATTCGGAGCCACCATTCGAGCAATCAACGGCGCTCTCGAGTGCGACGGCAAGAACCCAGCGACAGTCAACGCCCGCGTCGGGTACTACAAGGACTACTGCAGCCAGTTTGGCGTTGACACCGGAGACAACCTCACTTGCTAA